Proteins encoded in a region of the Paenibacillus sp. W2I17 genome:
- the argS gene encoding arginine--tRNA ligase, whose protein sequence is MTRNPLDTINERVSTAIGNAIVTAGIVTQDELPAITLEVPREKTHGDLATNAAMQLTKIAKRNPRQIAEEIIANLNLAEAGIEKAEIAGPGFINFKLDKSYLYPVLALVQEQGKDYGRINIGEGRKVEMEFVSANPTGSLHLGHARGAAVGDALCNILDYAGYDVTREYYINDAGNQVFNLARSIEARYLQELGQDAEMPEDGYHGEDIKGFAKQLVAEKGDELLSMHPGDRAAYFRDFGLEKELDKIKRDLNRFRVNFDIWFSETSLYDNGEVLRVLDELRDRNEIYEQDGATWLKTMQYGDDKERVLIKNDGTYTYLTPDIAYHRDKYARGYDTMINIWGADHHGYIPRMKAAMQALGNDPEKLVVLIAQMVSLFQNGEKVKMSKRTGKAVTMEDLMDEVGIDAIRYFFTMRSMDSHLDFDMDLAISTSNENPVFYVQYAHARVCSVYRQAEEQGIELLPLAQIDLSKLTTEHEYDLLRKMGELPEEISAAATGYAPHRIIRYVYELASLFHSYYRAERVITEDAQQTQARLALIGAVRTVIATALRLVGVTAPDKM, encoded by the coding sequence ATGACACGTAATCCACTAGATACGATTAACGAACGGGTAAGTACGGCCATCGGCAACGCCATTGTGACGGCCGGAATTGTTACGCAGGACGAATTGCCAGCCATCACATTGGAAGTGCCACGTGAGAAGACACACGGGGACTTGGCGACCAATGCTGCCATGCAGCTGACCAAGATTGCCAAGCGCAATCCGCGTCAGATTGCTGAAGAGATCATTGCCAATCTGAATCTGGCTGAAGCCGGAATCGAGAAGGCTGAGATTGCGGGCCCAGGATTCATTAACTTCAAATTGGACAAGAGTTACCTTTATCCAGTACTTGCGCTTGTGCAGGAGCAGGGTAAAGATTACGGAAGAATTAACATCGGAGAAGGACGCAAAGTCGAGATGGAGTTTGTCAGTGCCAACCCGACAGGCAGCCTGCATCTGGGCCATGCCCGTGGAGCGGCTGTAGGTGATGCACTATGTAACATCCTTGACTACGCAGGATATGATGTAACCCGTGAATACTACATTAATGATGCAGGTAATCAGGTGTTTAATCTGGCTCGTTCCATTGAAGCTCGTTATCTGCAAGAGCTGGGTCAGGATGCTGAGATGCCTGAAGACGGTTATCACGGTGAAGATATTAAAGGATTCGCCAAGCAGCTTGTTGCTGAAAAGGGTGACGAATTGCTGTCCATGCATCCGGGTGACCGTGCGGCTTATTTCCGTGACTTTGGTCTGGAGAAGGAACTGGACAAGATCAAACGTGACTTGAATCGCTTCCGTGTTAACTTTGACATCTGGTTCAGCGAAACTTCCCTGTACGACAACGGAGAAGTGTTGCGAGTACTTGATGAATTGCGTGACCGCAATGAGATCTATGAGCAAGATGGAGCAACTTGGTTGAAAACGATGCAGTACGGTGACGACAAAGAACGTGTATTGATCAAGAACGATGGCACGTATACTTACCTGACGCCAGATATTGCTTATCACCGCGACAAATATGCTCGTGGATACGACACGATGATCAACATCTGGGGTGCCGATCACCATGGATATATTCCACGGATGAAAGCGGCGATGCAAGCACTGGGTAATGACCCTGAGAAACTGGTGGTCTTGATTGCACAGATGGTGAGCTTGTTCCAGAACGGTGAAAAAGTGAAGATGTCCAAGCGTACAGGTAAAGCTGTAACGATGGAAGATCTGATGGATGAAGTCGGCATTGATGCGATCCGTTACTTCTTCACAATGCGCAGCATGGACTCCCATCTGGACTTTGACATGGACCTTGCGATTTCGACATCCAATGAGAATCCGGTATTCTACGTACAATACGCGCATGCACGTGTATGCAGCGTATACCGTCAGGCCGAAGAACAAGGTATTGAACTGCTGCCATTGGCACAGATTGACCTGTCCAAGCTGACAACAGAACACGAGTATGACCTTCTCCGCAAAATGGGAGAGCTGCCTGAGGAAATCTCGGCAGCAGCAACAGGATATGCGCCTCATCGTATCATCCGTTATGTATACGAGCTGGCATCCCTATTCCACAGCTACTACCGTGCAGAACGTGTCATTACGGAAGACGCGCAGCAAACTCAAGCACGTCTGGCACTGATCGGTGCTGTACGTACCGTTATCGCAACGGCGCTTCGTCTGGTAGGCGTAACCGCTCCTGACAAAATGTAA
- the speE gene encoding polyamine aminopropyltransferase, translating to MELWFTEKQTPVFGITAKIKQTYVTEKTDFQDLAMVETEEFGNMLLLDGMVMTTVKDEFVYHEMAAHPALNTHPNPKKVLVVGGGDGGVIREVIKHAAVEKAVLVEIDGKVIEYSKKYLPEIAGKLDEPNVEVLVNDGYMHIIEHKNEYDVIIVDSTEPVGPAAPLFERGFYQGIYEALKEDGIFVAQTDNPWFKADLIQKVNKDVKEIFPIVHVYGCNIPTYPSGLWTFTMGSKKHDPLEVDETQIPEMDTKYYSPRLHKAAFVLPKFVEDLTK from the coding sequence ATGGAATTGTGGTTTACGGAGAAACAGACCCCGGTATTCGGGATCACCGCGAAGATTAAGCAGACCTATGTTACAGAGAAAACGGATTTTCAAGATTTGGCCATGGTAGAGACCGAAGAATTCGGTAACATGTTGCTTCTTGATGGCATGGTGATGACGACTGTAAAAGACGAATTCGTATATCACGAAATGGCGGCACACCCTGCGCTGAACACTCACCCGAATCCGAAAAAAGTTCTGGTTGTCGGTGGCGGCGATGGCGGAGTCATTCGTGAAGTCATTAAACATGCTGCTGTAGAAAAAGCAGTTCTCGTCGAAATTGACGGTAAAGTTATTGAATACTCTAAAAAATATTTGCCTGAAATCGCCGGCAAGTTGGACGAGCCTAATGTTGAAGTGCTCGTAAACGACGGCTACATGCATATTATTGAACATAAAAATGAATACGATGTGATCATCGTAGACTCCACGGAGCCTGTAGGTCCGGCTGCGCCATTGTTTGAGCGTGGGTTCTATCAGGGCATCTACGAAGCATTGAAAGAAGACGGAATCTTCGTTGCCCAAACGGACAACCCTTGGTTCAAGGCGGATCTGATCCAGAAGGTGAACAAAGACGTCAAAGAAATCTTCCCGATCGTACATGTGTACGGCTGTAATATTCCAACCTATCCAAGTGGTTTGTGGACATTCACCATGGGTAGCAAGAAACATGACCCGCTTGAAGTGGATGAGACTCAAATCCCGGAGATGGATACCAAGTATTACTCTCCGCGTCTGCACAAAGCAGCATTTGTACTTCCTAAATTCGTGGAAGATTTAACGAAATAA
- a CDS encoding YwhD family protein has product MDQNEQNGKKQIALNIVSAKSKHKGFGAGSIELNNLSPVIIDNGEAKIDIGAMHAKSKVERNIKFSTNREDVPNGRQVWLVWVAVDRTEEGQLYGGATACEMWIDTEARRGWKLLAEHVNRMDYALKRRFMLDELGPEARAALKTLLISHNEDWWNASPDVLKEALA; this is encoded by the coding sequence ATGGACCAAAACGAGCAAAACGGCAAAAAACAGATTGCCTTGAATATCGTTAGTGCAAAAAGCAAGCATAAAGGCTTCGGTGCAGGCTCCATTGAGCTGAATAACCTTTCCCCGGTCATTATTGATAATGGCGAAGCCAAAATCGATATCGGGGCGATGCATGCGAAGAGCAAAGTGGAACGCAATATCAAGTTCTCTACCAATCGTGAGGATGTGCCCAACGGACGCCAGGTATGGCTGGTGTGGGTAGCTGTCGATCGCACGGAGGAAGGCCAACTGTATGGTGGAGCAACGGCATGTGAGATGTGGATTGATACAGAAGCAAGACGTGGATGGAAACTGCTGGCGGAACATGTGAATCGCATGGATTATGCCTTGAAGCGTCGCTTCATGCTGGATGAGCTTGGACCCGAAGCTCGAGCTGCACTTAAGACGCTGCTGATCTCACACAACGAAGACTGGTGGAATGCTTCTCCAGATGTATTGAAGGAAGCACTCGCCTAA
- a CDS encoding transglycosylase domain-containing protein — translation MTKPNQKTRKRGFRVRKLFKNLSLLAVLAILATAAGLVYLYATSLPLADSDRNSRLLDSQGEVIATFSAGGKDSVPVQLEDIAPDLINATLAVEDRKFYNHYGFDVQGMGRAVLVNLEHMQMSQGASTLTQQLARNLYLSHEKTWTRKAKEAMYTAQLEMKYSKDEILQMYLNEIYYGHGAYGIEAASRMYFGKSAKQLDLAESAMLAGIPKGPTYYSPYNHMKNAKDRQKIVLNAMADIGKITQAEADKAYEKMLSFKPESERKTVESAPYFRDYIRNLAIKELGISEAMLDHGGLNIYTTLDLRVQKAAEDAIAKGMDAKSELETALVSIDPRTGYIKAMVGGKNYRTNQINHVLATTRQPGSAFKPIMYLAALESKQLTSASIFNSEPTLFHYDNDRKTYKPGNFGDKYLGEIDLRQAIAASDNIYAVNTIMQIGPEQVVSMAKNLGITSNLSAVPSLALGTSPVSPLEMASAFSVIAAGGQRTPPVAILQVTDAAGRVLYESPQTKAETVVEPAAAYVLTRLMESVFENGGTGNRVSKAIKRPVAGKTGTTNTDAWLVGFTPELSTAVWVGYDQGKAISTSDGRRAAPIFAQFTEQALASVPPKIFTVPDHVVSVYIDPESGKLAGNGCEEKRLEVFIDGTEPTEVCHGTTDDSDSGEDEKTRQVQNQQGIQEEKHSWWRDFKRWWVE, via the coding sequence ATGACCAAGCCAAATCAAAAGACCCGCAAACGCGGGTTCCGTGTACGTAAATTGTTTAAAAACCTGTCTCTGCTCGCCGTGCTCGCTATACTTGCTACCGCTGCAGGATTGGTCTATCTATACGCAACCAGTCTGCCCCTAGCAGACTCTGATCGGAATTCCAGATTACTGGACAGTCAAGGTGAAGTCATCGCTACCTTCTCTGCAGGTGGCAAAGACTCTGTACCCGTTCAACTGGAGGATATCGCTCCAGATCTGATCAATGCCACTCTGGCTGTAGAGGACCGCAAATTCTATAATCACTACGGGTTCGATGTGCAAGGGATGGGACGGGCTGTGCTCGTTAACCTCGAACATATGCAGATGTCGCAGGGTGCGAGTACATTGACTCAACAGCTGGCGCGTAACCTATATCTATCTCATGAGAAAACATGGACTCGCAAAGCCAAGGAAGCCATGTACACGGCACAATTGGAGATGAAATACAGCAAGGATGAAATTTTGCAGATGTATCTGAACGAAATCTATTATGGGCATGGTGCGTACGGAATTGAAGCGGCTTCACGAATGTATTTTGGCAAATCAGCCAAACAGCTGGATCTTGCAGAGAGTGCCATGCTGGCAGGAATCCCGAAAGGACCTACCTACTATTCACCCTATAACCATATGAAGAATGCCAAAGACCGACAGAAAATTGTGCTGAATGCCATGGCTGATATCGGCAAGATCACCCAGGCCGAAGCGGATAAGGCCTATGAGAAAATGCTTTCGTTCAAACCGGAAAGTGAGCGTAAAACGGTGGAAAGTGCCCCGTATTTCCGTGACTATATCCGGAATCTGGCCATCAAAGAGCTGGGAATCAGTGAAGCGATGCTGGATCATGGGGGATTGAATATCTACACCACCCTGGATCTGCGTGTACAAAAAGCAGCTGAAGATGCCATAGCGAAGGGTATGGATGCCAAAAGTGAGTTGGAGACGGCTCTGGTGTCCATCGACCCTCGGACGGGCTACATCAAAGCCATGGTGGGCGGCAAGAATTACCGCACCAATCAGATTAACCATGTACTGGCGACAACGCGCCAGCCAGGTTCGGCGTTTAAACCCATTATGTATCTGGCAGCCCTGGAATCCAAGCAGCTCACCAGTGCATCCATATTTAACAGTGAACCTACCCTTTTTCACTATGACAATGACCGCAAAACCTATAAACCCGGCAACTTTGGAGACAAGTATCTGGGTGAGATTGATCTAAGACAGGCGATCGCCGCTTCAGACAATATCTATGCGGTGAACACCATTATGCAGATCGGTCCTGAGCAGGTTGTGAGTATGGCAAAAAATCTCGGCATTACAAGCAACCTGAGCGCCGTACCTTCTCTTGCACTGGGAACGTCACCTGTCAGCCCGCTGGAGATGGCGTCGGCCTTTTCCGTCATTGCTGCCGGTGGACAACGAACGCCACCTGTAGCCATTCTGCAAGTGACAGATGCCGCAGGACGTGTGCTCTATGAATCGCCTCAGACGAAGGCTGAGACCGTGGTGGAACCTGCGGCAGCTTATGTACTGACTCGTTTAATGGAAAGTGTCTTCGAAAATGGAGGAACGGGCAACCGGGTGTCTAAGGCGATCAAACGTCCGGTAGCGGGAAAAACAGGAACAACCAACACGGATGCCTGGCTCGTTGGATTCACACCGGAGCTTTCCACTGCTGTATGGGTTGGTTACGATCAAGGCAAAGCCATCTCGACTTCGGATGGCCGCCGGGCAGCGCCGATCTTTGCCCAGTTCACAGAGCAGGCTCTTGCGAGCGTACCACCCAAAATTTTCACCGTTCCTGATCATGTTGTAAGTGTCTATATCGACCCTGAATCCGGCAAACTGGCAGGCAACGGCTGTGAAGAGAAACGATTGGAAGTCTTTATTGATGGTACTGAACCGACAGAGGTATGTCATGGTACGACGGATGATTCGGATTCTGGAGAAGATGAGAAGACCCGCCAAGTACAGAATCAACAAGGCATACAGGAAGAAAAACATTCCTGGTGGAGAGATTTCAAACGTTGGTGGGTAGAATGA
- the speB gene encoding agmatinase, producing MKLDQAYSGNVFICSSEDYENSKAVIYGMPMDYTVSFRPGSRFGPSHIRQASVGLEEYSPYLDKSIVDMTYFDAGDLLLPFGNAGRSLEVIHEYIGSLLADDKFPVGLGGEHLVTWPVIQQMYKKYPDLILIHIDAHADLRENYEGEPLSHSTPVRKAAELMGGKNIYQFGIRSGSREEFQYGRENINFYPFEVAAPMKEALPKMGNRPVYVTIDIDVLDPSAAPGTGTAEAGGITSKELLEAIHMIAGSDVNVVGCDLVEVAPIYDPTQQTQIVAAKLIREMLLGFVK from the coding sequence ATGAAACTGGATCAAGCTTATTCAGGAAACGTATTTATTTGCAGCTCTGAGGATTATGAGAACTCCAAAGCGGTTATCTATGGCATGCCGATGGATTACACCGTCAGCTTCCGTCCGGGTTCCCGTTTCGGCCCATCTCATATCCGTCAAGCATCGGTTGGACTTGAAGAGTACAGCCCATATCTCGACAAAAGCATTGTAGACATGACATACTTTGACGCTGGAGACCTACTCTTGCCTTTTGGTAACGCGGGACGAAGCCTTGAGGTAATTCATGAATACATCGGCAGTCTGCTTGCTGACGACAAATTCCCAGTTGGTCTCGGTGGCGAGCATCTGGTTACTTGGCCAGTCATCCAACAGATGTACAAGAAATACCCGGATCTTATCCTGATTCATATTGATGCACACGCTGACCTTCGTGAAAACTATGAAGGCGAGCCATTGTCCCACTCCACACCAGTGCGTAAAGCGGCTGAGTTGATGGGTGGCAAAAACATCTATCAGTTCGGTATCCGTTCTGGCTCCCGTGAGGAGTTCCAGTATGGTCGCGAGAACATCAACTTCTATCCATTTGAAGTGGCAGCTCCAATGAAGGAAGCTCTTCCGAAGATGGGCAATCGTCCGGTATACGTAACCATCGACATCGATGTACTTGATCCGTCAGCAGCACCAGGAACAGGTACAGCAGAAGCGGGCGGCATTACGTCCAAGGAACTGCTGGAAGCCATTCATATGATCGCAGGATCTGATGTAAATGTAGTTGGTTGTGACTTGGTTGAAGTTGCACCAATCTATGATCCAACACAACAGACACAGATTGTAGCTGCGAAGCTGATCCGTGAAATGCTACTTGGATTCGTGAAATAA
- a CDS encoding DUF1934 domain-containing protein has product MSNMRPVHIRLHSRYEGEDVLQEMQGEAVLKGSVLYVRYEEPQVGPEGGTTRTTLKLGGQSIKIIRHGEVESEQTFELNRKLPGFYRSPYMSFALSTHTQKLELSIQGLSARAAWSYDFYRFDEESGHFAISLHIQEEPIS; this is encoded by the coding sequence ATGTCGAACATGCGACCGGTACACATCCGGCTGCACAGCCGTTATGAAGGTGAAGATGTGCTGCAGGAAATGCAGGGTGAAGCCGTGTTAAAAGGGTCTGTTCTTTATGTTCGTTATGAAGAACCGCAGGTTGGACCTGAGGGAGGTACAACCCGTACAACATTGAAGCTGGGCGGACAATCCATCAAGATTATACGTCATGGTGAGGTGGAATCGGAGCAGACTTTTGAGTTGAATCGGAAGCTTCCTGGTTTCTACCGATCGCCATACATGTCGTTTGCCCTGTCCACGCATACACAGAAGCTGGAACTTTCCATTCAGGGATTGAGCGCACGCGCAGCGTGGAGCTACGACTTTTACCGCTTTGATGAAGAATCCGGACATTTCGCGATTAGTTTGCATATACAGGAGGAACCAATTTCATGA
- a CDS encoding M1 family metallopeptidase: protein MIPRRAKSWLTASLALCVLAGGIWITLGYNRSTHSELPVLAPESGKPKAIAPTPAPPESVQTPTAEVYSNRVVEYHMDVKLVEGNVLEGTQTITWTHPGKKTVSELYFHMYPNAFSSADTTFMKESGGKLRGDVMPTNGYGSMNITEMKTEDGLSLLHRMQYVQPDDGNIKDTTLIKVRLPKPVKGGESITLHTRFEVNLPKIFARMGTADNFVMAGQWFPKLSAYEPVGRRGRATEGWNLHQYHGNSEFYADFGIYSVRIRVPETYKVAATGFPTQQAVVKNGEKVYQFYADDVHDFAWAASPDFVYAEEPFSAPNVPGVRIKLYLDPAHQDLKERYFYAAKAALANYSKWFGPYPYATLSIVVPPKAGNGAGGMEYPTLVTAFGADDTTPGYDLERTVVHEIGHQYFYGMVASNEFEEAWLDEGFTSYAEDKLMEQEYGLIPNLPVQSGLITSPSSLTQESWKFDSQNEYAANVYTRGKLVLLGIEHQVGTKKMERILSTYVKKYRFKHPTSADFQNVVEQVTRTSWSDYFDQYVYGNGMADFAVEKIRVTPIQKDGQTLYESSVTIAKKGSDYSAVPVRIAFEDGHILTKQWNGKEDRITYKLTHTSPVSWAMTDPLYSIVLENHHMNNFLKSGLDERAKSRWSMSVTKLIEAIFGGLSW, encoded by the coding sequence ATGATTCCACGACGCGCCAAGAGCTGGCTCACTGCATCCCTGGCCCTGTGTGTACTTGCCGGAGGGATATGGATCACTCTGGGTTATAATCGCTCAACTCATTCCGAATTGCCAGTACTCGCCCCCGAATCGGGCAAGCCTAAGGCAATAGCCCCAACGCCAGCACCTCCAGAAAGTGTACAGACCCCTACTGCCGAAGTGTACAGCAACCGTGTTGTGGAATATCACATGGATGTAAAACTGGTCGAAGGGAATGTACTGGAAGGGACCCAGACGATTACCTGGACACATCCAGGTAAAAAAACCGTCAGCGAGCTTTACTTTCATATGTATCCCAACGCCTTCTCTTCTGCTGACACCACCTTTATGAAGGAATCCGGTGGAAAGCTTCGGGGTGATGTCATGCCTACCAATGGTTATGGCTCCATGAACATTACCGAAATGAAAACGGAGGACGGGCTCTCTCTGCTGCACCGGATGCAGTATGTGCAACCAGATGACGGAAATATCAAGGACACCACCCTCATTAAAGTACGCTTGCCCAAACCCGTCAAAGGCGGGGAAAGCATCACGCTCCACACCCGATTTGAAGTGAATCTGCCGAAGATTTTTGCCCGGATGGGAACTGCTGATAATTTTGTCATGGCAGGTCAATGGTTTCCCAAATTAAGTGCCTATGAACCTGTGGGCAGACGTGGACGAGCAACGGAAGGCTGGAATCTGCACCAGTACCATGGCAATTCAGAGTTTTACGCCGACTTCGGTATATATAGTGTACGTATTCGGGTGCCTGAAACATACAAAGTTGCTGCTACCGGATTTCCGACGCAGCAAGCCGTGGTGAAGAATGGAGAAAAGGTCTATCAATTCTATGCCGATGATGTGCACGACTTCGCCTGGGCAGCCTCACCCGATTTTGTGTACGCCGAGGAACCCTTCTCTGCACCCAATGTGCCTGGTGTACGAATCAAGTTATATCTGGACCCAGCTCATCAGGATCTGAAAGAACGTTATTTCTACGCCGCGAAGGCCGCTCTAGCCAATTATAGCAAATGGTTTGGCCCATATCCTTACGCTACCTTATCCATCGTAGTTCCACCCAAAGCGGGGAACGGTGCTGGAGGTATGGAATACCCTACGCTAGTTACGGCCTTTGGAGCCGATGATACTACCCCAGGTTATGACCTGGAACGTACCGTAGTCCACGAGATCGGACACCAGTACTTCTACGGCATGGTTGCCAGCAACGAATTCGAGGAAGCCTGGCTGGATGAGGGGTTCACCTCTTATGCAGAAGACAAACTGATGGAGCAGGAATACGGATTGATTCCGAATCTGCCGGTACAATCGGGACTGATTACTTCTCCGTCATCCTTAACACAAGAATCCTGGAAGTTCGATTCACAGAATGAGTATGCAGCCAATGTCTATACACGTGGCAAGCTTGTATTGCTTGGTATCGAACATCAAGTCGGCACAAAAAAGATGGAACGCATCCTCTCTACCTATGTGAAGAAGTACCGCTTCAAACATCCCACTTCGGCTGATTTTCAAAACGTTGTGGAACAAGTGACCCGCACTTCCTGGTCTGATTATTTTGATCAATACGTCTATGGTAACGGGATGGCTGACTTTGCTGTAGAGAAGATTCGTGTTACGCCCATACAGAAAGACGGTCAAACATTGTACGAGTCATCCGTGACGATCGCAAAAAAAGGCAGTGACTACAGCGCCGTTCCTGTTCGCATTGCTTTTGAAGACGGCCATATCCTCACCAAGCAATGGAATGGCAAAGAAGATCGCATCACGTATAAATTAACTCACACATCCCCCGTATCCTGGGCCATGACCGATCCTCTGTACTCGATCGTGCTGGAGAACCACCATATGAACAATTTCCTGAAATCCGGACTGGATGAGCGGGCGAAGTCCCGCTGGAGCATGAGTGTAACCAAACTAATAGAAGCCATATTCGGAGGTCTGTCATGGTGA
- a CDS encoding DUF6171 family protein — translation MMKRQEPCKGCNDQYDVKISDTKMARLVEIASRSRPTVQDEEYERRLSICSACPGLQYGTTCRHCGCLVQVRAKLSESTCPFPYESQWA, via the coding sequence ATGATGAAAAGGCAGGAACCTTGCAAGGGCTGTAATGATCAGTACGATGTGAAGATTAGCGATACCAAAATGGCCAGACTTGTGGAGATTGCCTCACGTTCGCGTCCGACGGTACAGGATGAGGAATATGAACGTCGGCTATCCATCTGCTCTGCTTGTCCGGGATTGCAATATGGCACAACTTGTCGGCATTGTGGTTGTCTCGTACAGGTGCGAGCGAAGCTGAGTGAGTCGACATGTCCTTTTCCTTATGAATCGCAATGGGCCTGA
- a CDS encoding S8 family peptidase produces MDYTGLLHQLIDGMRRPEPEQGGRYLIRFAKPQQYEACLVELSRMRNEFTDLGAVRSSRLARSIIAPVQRPEDLYRYGDEITIEADVPISLHATALHSKPSNAQGIPWGVKQIRAPKVWSVSTGHRIKIGVIDTGADYHHPDLRYSLARGINLLNRSLLPHDDNGHGTHIAGTIAAANSTAGMIGVAPRSLIYPVKAFDHNGSAYVSDIVLGIDWCVRNKVDIINMSFGMKTRSKALLDVVNRAYHAGIVIVASSGNDGKRRSIDYPARYPQTISVGATDKNRRIASFSNRGAYVDVYAPGDKIVSSWVQGKHHEMSGTSMATSHVSGAIALLLSKHPGLSPSEIKTLVKRSTIPLRARKTTTSKSKVRGGEIDALKLMQEGGE; encoded by the coding sequence ATGGACTATACTGGTTTATTGCATCAATTGATTGACGGAATGCGACGCCCTGAACCAGAACAGGGAGGGCGATATTTGATCCGATTTGCCAAACCGCAGCAGTACGAGGCCTGTCTCGTAGAATTGTCCCGAATGCGGAATGAATTCACCGACCTTGGGGCTGTCCGTTCCTCGCGACTGGCTCGTTCCATTATCGCCCCAGTCCAACGCCCGGAGGACCTATACCGCTATGGGGATGAAATTACGATTGAAGCTGACGTTCCCATCTCCCTCCATGCCACCGCACTCCACAGCAAACCAAGCAATGCCCAAGGCATACCCTGGGGAGTGAAGCAGATTCGGGCGCCCAAAGTATGGTCTGTGTCTACCGGACACCGGATTAAAATCGGTGTGATTGATACAGGTGCTGATTATCATCATCCTGATCTTCGTTATTCCCTGGCACGCGGAATCAATCTGTTAAACCGCAGCCTGCTTCCTCATGATGATAACGGACACGGTACCCACATTGCGGGGACCATCGCCGCAGCCAACAGCACCGCAGGCATGATTGGTGTAGCTCCACGCTCCCTGATCTATCCGGTGAAAGCATTTGACCACAACGGATCGGCTTATGTATCCGACATTGTACTTGGCATCGACTGGTGTGTGCGCAACAAGGTCGATATCATCAATATGAGCTTTGGCATGAAAACACGCAGCAAGGCGCTTCTTGACGTTGTCAACCGTGCGTACCATGCCGGAATCGTCATTGTTGCTTCGTCAGGAAATGACGGCAAACGCCGCAGTATTGATTACCCTGCACGGTATCCCCAGACCATATCTGTTGGGGCAACTGACAAAAACAGACGTATTGCGTCCTTCAGCAATCGTGGCGCATATGTGGATGTCTATGCACCCGGTGATAAGATTGTCTCCTCTTGGGTACAAGGCAAACATCACGAGATGAGCGGCACCTCCATGGCGACGTCTCATGTGAGTGGTGCTATCGCCTTGCTGCTCTCCAAACATCCGGGGTTATCCCCTAGTGAAATCAAGACACTCGTCAAACGTTCTACGATTCCGCTGCGTGCCCGCAAGACCACCACCTCAAAAAGCAAGGTGCGCGGTGGTGAAATTGATGCCCTGAAGCTAATGCAGGAGGGCGGGGAGTGA
- the rpoE gene encoding DNA-directed RNA polymerase subunit delta — MSTSLNLKIDKEKVKEIPLVDLAFMVLKAANTPYYYRDLMNEVAKQRGMTDEEINEFIAQLYTEINIDGRFACVGTSLWGLKRWYPVAGTEDSMTGAKRPRIINDEDDDLEDEDFGEEEDSYSSDEDFDSPNKDEEEEEDEDEDDIFDEEDSEEEVLVEDDDLEDEDLEEDEEESENEDEFDDDSDNR, encoded by the coding sequence GTGAGTACCTCGCTCAATTTGAAAATTGATAAAGAAAAGGTAAAAGAGATCCCTTTGGTGGACCTTGCCTTTATGGTGCTGAAAGCGGCTAATACGCCGTATTACTATCGTGACTTAATGAATGAGGTAGCGAAGCAGCGCGGAATGACTGATGAAGAAATCAACGAGTTTATCGCCCAGCTATATACCGAGATTAATATCGATGGCCGTTTTGCTTGCGTCGGTACAAGTCTGTGGGGCTTAAAGCGCTGGTATCCGGTAGCTGGAACAGAAGATTCCATGACGGGTGCGAAGCGTCCGCGTATCATCAACGATGAAGACGATGATCTGGAAGATGAAGACTTCGGTGAAGAAGAAGACAGCTATAGCAGCGATGAAGACTTCGACAGCCCGAATAAGGACGAAGAAGAAGAAGAAGATGAAGACGAAGACGACATCTTTGACGAAGAAGACAGCGAAGAAGAAGTGCTGGTTGAAGATGACGATCTGGAAGATGAAGACCTCGAAGAAGACGAAGAAGAGTCCGAAAACGAGGATGAATTTGACGACGATTCTGATAATCGGTAG